The Bacillus sp. Y1 genome has a window encoding:
- a CDS encoding YnfA family protein — protein MISAIILFICAGVAEIGGGYLIWLWLREGKPAYWGISGGIALALYGVIAAFQSFPSFGRVYAAYGGVFIVLSVLWGWGVDKKTPDLYDWVGAAICLLGASIILFAPRQ, from the coding sequence ATCATCAGTGCAATCATTTTGTTTATATGTGCAGGAGTAGCTGAAATAGGCGGTGGTTATTTAATCTGGCTTTGGCTTCGAGAGGGGAAACCTGCGTATTGGGGGATATCTGGTGGAATCGCATTAGCTCTTTATGGTGTGATTGCCGCATTTCAATCTTTCCCGTCCTTTGGAAGAGTCTACGCCGCTTATGGAGGTGTGTTTATCGTCCTTTCCGTTTTGTGGGGATGGGGAGTGGATAAAAAAACACCTGATTTATATGATTGGGTAGGGGCTGCAATCTGCTTATTAGGTGCTTCCATTATCTTATTCGCCCCTCGTCAATAA
- a CDS encoding MFS transporter, whose translation MTQPNKRSYNYPLMTTILFWCGLVVLCSMYLTIPLATVLSDTFHKSMTQVAWLASSYSICYAAGCLLYGPFSDRYGRKIFLVTSISLLTVITFAIGFVDNFYILLILRGLQGLISAAFAPISLVYAGEMFPAEKRLTAVGFVSSGLLMAGVVGQVYSGLVNEFWGWQAIFFLLGILYFLTLILIIVFLPKDEMTRPHVHMLEAFKKMTLLGKQTQLLLAFCITFSLLLSLVGMYTILGSYLSNQFGLTEKEILLVRAAGIIGMLLSLFAGRLAQKLGTTLTLKIGLALAAAGLFGIGVSPSLSLIIFASIIFVLGIATANPILISIVSQLAGHARGSAVSFNAFILFVGASTGPILALTLIRTGVYMLSFSVLGCILLVSFFLSLFLKLTSSAHVTVTPST comes from the coding sequence ATGACACAGCCAAACAAACGATCTTATAACTATCCCCTAATGACAACCATCTTGTTCTGGTGTGGGTTAGTCGTGTTATGTAGCATGTACCTGACCATCCCTTTAGCAACCGTATTGTCTGATACTTTTCACAAAAGTATGACTCAGGTCGCTTGGCTTGCAAGTTCCTATTCCATTTGTTATGCAGCTGGATGTTTACTTTACGGTCCATTTTCCGATCGTTATGGGCGAAAAATATTTTTAGTTACGAGCATTAGTCTTTTAACAGTGATCACTTTTGCTATAGGTTTTGTAGATAATTTTTACATTCTACTGATACTGAGAGGGTTACAAGGACTTATTTCTGCTGCCTTTGCTCCTATTTCTTTGGTGTATGCAGGTGAAATGTTTCCAGCAGAAAAAAGGTTAACCGCTGTTGGATTTGTCAGTTCAGGACTTTTAATGGCTGGAGTTGTGGGGCAAGTGTATAGTGGACTTGTCAATGAATTTTGGGGCTGGCAGGCTATATTTTTCTTGCTAGGAATTCTTTATTTCCTTACACTGATACTAATTATTGTCTTTTTACCAAAAGATGAGATGACGAGACCTCATGTACATATGCTTGAAGCTTTCAAAAAAATGACCTTATTAGGAAAACAAACACAGCTTCTACTGGCCTTTTGTATTACATTCTCCCTACTGTTATCATTAGTTGGTATGTATACGATTCTAGGAAGCTATCTGTCAAATCAGTTTGGTCTAACAGAAAAAGAAATCTTATTAGTTCGTGCCGCTGGTATCATAGGAATGCTATTATCACTATTTGCCGGAAGACTTGCACAAAAACTAGGAACAACTTTGACTCTGAAAATAGGATTGGCTCTTGCTGCTGCCGGATTGTTTGGAATAGGAGTAAGTCCATCCCTCTCGTTAATTATTTTTGCCAGTATCATATTTGTATTAGGAATTGCTACAGCTAATCCCATACTTATCTCCATTGTTAGCCAACTAGCCGGCCATGCCAGAGGCAGTGCCGTTTCATTCAATGCCTTTATTTTATTTGTTGGTGCGAGTACTGGACCTATTTTAGCATTGACTCTAATAAGAACTGGAGTTTACATGCTATCCTTTAGTGTATTAGGCTGTATTTTATTGGTCAGTTTTTTCCTTTCCCTCTTTTTAAAATTGACCTCATCAGCACATGTGACGGTCACGCCAAGTACTTAA
- a CDS encoding rhamnogalacturonan lyase family protein gives MITKRKGKGIISIVLSVLMVICSIPFNPQGTSAAEEDSSIVKKFDFGTKDSPTLSGYTQVTPETAYTTELTFGFSDVTKVTATNRNTSDELKSDFISAIGTSFQVDLEPGDYSITVIAGDSEEATSVGVKAENIQKVQNTSVAKGEYIERTFNLALVDNQISFELTGDNPKINAMVISKLPKRTAAEVPTVYIAGDSTVQTYDEYWKPEAGWGQMISRFFSSDVTFKNHAIGGRSTKSFINEGRLDTIFQEIKPDDYFLVQFGHNDATISIPERYASVPDYKNYLKTYINGARQRGATPILVTPVGRRDFNAQTGKFNVSFPEYVQGMKEVAEELDVALVDLSTLSVAYYDSIGPEGTLSVFLHTEPGIYQAFPNGSQDNTHFQEYGAIQLARLVSGGIKELNLPLSSYVQDIAPPAEVPQKPTGVTASSISNAGAKITWDKVEGADIYKVYRRLAGDSDYFLVGTSTLSSLNISGMEEGKTYQVVVSAVNGKGESERSESVDIKTKSATMKYDFGLAGSVIAEGYTGVNLSTLYTPERGYGIVDSTGMIGRDRSSGGDLIRDWLGYFNVGWKFNVDVPNGLYSVKVYVGDMLGSARTTLAVEGQDYGSISASRNNYTTKIVPEVSVKDGQMNFSFAGSTGIVNGLEITPILAAPSGVKVSELSLDPEQPSVSLTWNKVEEAKEYSIYRKTEGAADYVKLGSSNTNTYTDQSVDVGMEYHYTVTTVDHAKVETVPSTPLKVSMIDPNQPVPHAPANLKVGEVNKNDLTISWDQSDGAVSYNVYRSKKQDGTFEFIGKTKQNSFKDETVLTTIPYFYKVAAVNAGGMSKLSESIETPAVTKLKRQMEDLDRAPAAVKTEDGVLVSWRMLGTDPEEISFNVYRDGKKITKEPISTSTNVVDKDGTVDSKYEIRSVIDGKEKKVAGNLKVWSNNYFDIPLKKPVGGVTPIGDPYSYRANDASVGDLDGDGEYELVLKWDPTNSKDNSQAGYTGNVYMDAYKLDGTLLWRIDLGKNIRAGAHYSPFLVYDFDGDSKAEIAFKTADGTIDGVGNVIGRADADHRNSTGYVLQGSEYLTVFEGKTGKALVTTEYDPPRGDVASWGDSYGNRVDRFLAAVAYLDGETPSIVMARGYYTRTVLSAYSFKDGKLTKQWTFDTNQEEYRNYVGQGYHSLSVNDVDRDGKDEIVYGQIVIDDDGKGLYNTGLGHGDALHVSDLIPDRPGLEAFAVQEHKDGPYGYDMRDAETGEILWGVKTGQDTGRGLAADIDPRHSGTEAWAISGAWNSREGGLHTSTGEKISDNIPSSNFAIWWDGDLLRELADHSWNQETSTGVGTIDKWDYKENKLVNLLTAEGTQSNNSTKGNPTLQADLFGDWREEIIWRTGDSSALRVYMTTEKTDHRIFTLMHDPQYRLSVAWQNVGYNQPPHTSFFLGDGMKTPSAPSISIVEVADKVAPETTAEVEGTTNNEWYNKPVTVQFTSEDNKSGVEATYYSINDGEAQVGNKATIETDGKHILSYWSKDKAGNVEDKKTIKINLDQTGPDITFSVEDGAEIGVDEMVEITSKAEDVLSGVDTFTDVKISKPAYELGLGSHSFSAEAVDVAGNHSSQSINIVVIVDYDRLTSLTGQFLTANGSTEDLNSFESKLMAAKQSEAKGNTSAHNGQLQAFMNQVKAQSGKAFTEEQANVLSELTESLMK, from the coding sequence TTGATTACAAAGCGTAAGGGAAAAGGAATTATTTCTATTGTTTTAAGTGTGTTGATGGTGATTTGCAGTATTCCTTTTAATCCTCAAGGAACCAGTGCCGCTGAAGAGGATTCATCGATTGTGAAGAAATTTGATTTTGGTACGAAGGACAGTCCCACATTGAGCGGTTATACTCAGGTGACGCCTGAAACAGCTTATACAACGGAATTAACGTTCGGATTTTCAGATGTCACGAAAGTAACAGCAACGAATCGAAACACATCGGATGAATTAAAGTCTGATTTTATTTCAGCGATTGGAACCTCCTTTCAAGTGGACCTCGAGCCAGGAGACTACAGCATTACGGTTATTGCTGGAGATTCTGAGGAGGCAACAAGTGTGGGTGTAAAAGCTGAAAATATTCAAAAGGTGCAAAATACGAGCGTGGCAAAAGGTGAGTATATTGAGCGTACCTTTAACCTTGCATTGGTTGATAACCAAATAAGCTTTGAACTTACGGGAGATAACCCAAAAATAAATGCAATGGTTATTTCCAAGCTACCAAAACGAACAGCAGCAGAGGTACCAACTGTCTACATTGCAGGTGATTCAACGGTTCAAACCTATGACGAATATTGGAAGCCTGAAGCTGGTTGGGGACAGATGATTTCACGCTTTTTTAGCAGCGATGTGACGTTCAAAAACCATGCCATCGGAGGTAGAAGTACGAAATCTTTTATTAACGAAGGAAGATTGGACACCATCTTCCAGGAAATTAAACCAGATGATTACTTCCTTGTTCAATTTGGACACAACGATGCAACCATCAGTATTCCAGAGCGCTATGCATCGGTTCCTGATTATAAAAACTATTTAAAAACGTATATTAACGGAGCTCGTCAGCGTGGAGCGACACCAATTCTTGTCACGCCTGTAGGCCGTCGTGATTTTAATGCACAAACAGGGAAATTTAATGTAAGTTTTCCGGAGTATGTACAAGGTATGAAAGAAGTTGCAGAGGAATTGGACGTTGCTTTAGTAGATTTGAGTACATTAAGTGTGGCTTACTATGATTCAATTGGACCGGAGGGAACATTATCAGTATTCCTACATACGGAACCTGGCATCTATCAAGCATTCCCAAATGGCTCACAGGATAATACGCATTTTCAAGAGTACGGGGCCATTCAGCTTGCACGACTTGTCTCTGGTGGAATCAAAGAATTAAATCTTCCATTGTCATCGTATGTCCAAGACATTGCACCGCCAGCTGAAGTTCCACAAAAACCAACTGGGGTAACCGCTAGCAGCATTAGTAATGCGGGAGCGAAAATCACATGGGATAAAGTAGAAGGTGCTGATATTTATAAGGTTTATAGAAGACTGGCTGGTGATAGTGACTATTTTCTAGTTGGAACTTCTACTCTATCAAGCTTAAATATTTCTGGGATGGAAGAAGGAAAAACATATCAAGTAGTTGTTTCTGCTGTCAATGGAAAAGGTGAGTCAGAAAGATCCGAAAGCGTAGACATAAAGACAAAATCGGCTACAATGAAGTACGATTTTGGTCTTGCTGGAAGTGTAATTGCCGAAGGATATACAGGAGTTAACCTTTCTACCCTTTATACACCAGAAAGAGGATACGGGATTGTTGATTCTACTGGAATGATTGGTAGAGACCGCTCATCAGGCGGTGATCTCATTCGTGACTGGCTTGGGTATTTTAATGTTGGGTGGAAATTTAATGTGGATGTGCCGAATGGACTTTACTCTGTGAAAGTCTATGTTGGAGATATGCTAGGTAGTGCTAGAACAACTCTAGCGGTAGAAGGTCAAGATTATGGATCAATCTCTGCGTCTAGAAATAACTATACTACAAAAATTGTGCCTGAAGTGTCGGTTAAAGACGGCCAAATGAACTTTTCGTTTGCTGGTTCAACAGGAATTGTGAATGGACTTGAAATCACTCCGATTCTGGCTGCACCATCAGGAGTGAAGGTATCCGAACTTTCCCTTGATCCAGAGCAACCTTCAGTGTCACTCACTTGGAATAAAGTTGAAGAAGCGAAGGAATATAGTATTTATCGAAAAACAGAAGGGGCAGCTGACTATGTAAAACTAGGGAGCTCCAACACGAATACGTATACTGATCAATCAGTGGATGTTGGAATGGAGTATCACTACACAGTGACAACAGTGGATCATGCGAAAGTGGAAACGGTTCCTTCGACGCCATTAAAAGTGTCGATGATTGATCCGAATCAACCTGTGCCACATGCTCCTGCCAACCTAAAGGTAGGGGAAGTGAATAAAAACGATCTTACTATTAGCTGGGATCAATCAGACGGTGCGGTTTCTTATAATGTTTATCGTTCAAAGAAACAAGATGGCACGTTTGAATTTATTGGTAAGACAAAACAGAATTCTTTTAAAGATGAGACGGTGTTAACAACCATCCCTTATTTTTATAAAGTAGCAGCAGTAAACGCAGGTGGAATGTCTAAGCTATCTGAAAGCATTGAGACACCAGCTGTTACAAAGCTAAAAAGACAGATGGAAGATTTAGATCGTGCTCCAGCAGCCGTGAAAACAGAGGACGGTGTTCTTGTTAGCTGGAGAATGCTCGGCACAGATCCAGAAGAGATCAGCTTTAACGTATACAGAGATGGAAAGAAAATTACGAAGGAACCCATTTCGACTAGTACGAATGTGGTTGATAAAGACGGAACGGTCGATTCAAAATACGAAATCCGATCGGTTATTGATGGAAAAGAAAAGAAAGTAGCAGGAAACCTCAAAGTATGGAGCAATAACTATTTTGATATTCCTCTGAAAAAACCAGTAGGTGGTGTAACACCAATTGGAGATCCGTATTCGTATCGTGCAAATGATGCAAGTGTAGGTGACTTAGATGGTGATGGCGAATATGAGTTGGTTCTAAAGTGGGATCCAACCAACTCGAAGGATAATTCTCAAGCTGGCTATACAGGCAATGTGTACATGGATGCTTATAAACTGGATGGAACGCTACTTTGGAGAATTGATCTGGGCAAAAACATCCGTGCAGGTGCTCACTACTCACCATTTTTAGTGTATGACTTTGATGGTGACAGTAAGGCTGAAATTGCTTTTAAAACAGCGGATGGAACGATTGATGGCGTTGGCAATGTGATTGGAAGAGCAGATGCTGACCACAGAAATAGCACAGGATATGTGCTTCAAGGTTCGGAATATTTAACCGTATTTGAAGGGAAAACAGGGAAGGCACTTGTTACAACGGAATATGACCCACCTCGAGGAGATGTGGCTTCTTGGGGAGATAGTTACGGTAACCGTGTGGACCGTTTCCTTGCAGCTGTTGCGTATTTGGATGGTGAAACTCCAAGCATTGTGATGGCAAGAGGTTATTATACAAGAACGGTTCTCTCCGCGTACAGCTTTAAAGACGGAAAATTAACTAAGCAATGGACGTTTGATACAAATCAAGAAGAGTATCGAAACTATGTTGGTCAAGGGTATCATAGCCTGAGTGTCAATGATGTGGACCGAGATGGTAAAGATGAAATAGTCTACGGTCAAATTGTTATCGATGATGACGGTAAAGGCTTATACAATACAGGGTTAGGGCATGGTGATGCGCTACATGTCAGCGATTTAATCCCTGATCGACCAGGTCTTGAAGCCTTTGCTGTACAAGAACATAAAGACGGCCCGTACGGCTATGATATGCGTGATGCTGAAACAGGAGAAATCCTTTGGGGTGTTAAAACAGGTCAGGATACAGGTAGAGGACTTGCTGCCGATATTGATCCTAGACACAGCGGTACAGAGGCATGGGCGATTTCCGGTGCATGGAATAGTAGAGAAGGTGGACTTCATACGTCTACAGGGGAGAAGATCTCTGACAATATCCCAAGCTCGAACTTTGCGATCTGGTGGGATGGAGATCTACTTCGTGAATTAGCGGACCATAGCTGGAATCAGGAAACTTCGACAGGCGTAGGAACGATTGATAAATGGGATTACAAAGAAAATAAATTAGTCAATTTGTTAACTGCTGAAGGAACTCAGTCCAATAACAGTACAAAAGGAAATCCAACCCTTCAAGCCGATTTATTTGGTGACTGGCGTGAAGAAATCATCTGGCGAACAGGCGACAGTAGTGCCTTACGAGTGTATATGACAACGGAAAAAACGGATCATCGAATTTTCACGCTTATGCATGATCCACAATATCGATTATCTGTGGCATGGCAGAATGTTGGTTACAATCAGCCTCCTCACACAAGCTTTTTCCTTGGAGATGGAATGAAGACACCATCAGCACCAAGCATTAGTATTGTGGAAGTAGCGGATAAGGTCGCACCTGAAACTACGGCAGAAGTGGAAGGGACCACAAACAATGAATGGTATAACAAACCAGTTACAGTACAGTTCACGTCCGAGGATAACAAATCAGGTGTGGAAGCCACATACTATTCGATCAATGACGGTGAAGCACAAGTAGGGAACAAAGCAACTATTGAAACAGACGGAAAGCATATTCTTAGCTATTGGAGCAAGGATAAGGCTGGCAATGTAGAAGATAAGAAGACCATTAAGATTAACCTTGATCAAACAGGTCCAGACATTACATTCTCTGTTGAAGACGGAGCCGAAATTGGAGTAGACGAAATGGTAGAAATCACTTCTAAAGCAGAAGACGTTTTATCAGGAGTCGATACTTTTACTGATGTGAAAATCTCAAAACCTGCCTATGAGCTTGGACTAGGTTCTCATTCGTTCTCTGCAGAAGCAGTGGATGTAGCTGGAAATCATTCGAGTCAATCCATCAACATTGTGGTGATTGTTGATTATGATCGATTAACAAGCTTGACCGGTCAATTCCTAACAGCGAATGGCAGCACTGAAGACCTAAACTCCTTTGAATCCAAATTAATGGCTGCTAAACAATCAGAAGCAAAAGGAAACACCTCTGCTCACAACGGTCAGCTTCAAGCATTTATGAACCAAGTAAAAGCACAGAGTGGCAAAGCGTTTACAGAAGAGCAAGCTAATGTATTAAGTGAACTTACAGAATCTTTAATGAAGTAA
- a CDS encoding EAL domain-containing protein has protein sequence MWKDWGVAKKAALHFVIFYITISSLWVLLSDYIFKRHLSYIPEWMNTSKGLAFIILSGFVFYNLLKKMIKDIIKEERYYRVIVENASDLILVIDQEGKLEYISPSFQSIVGYHPQDYIGKTVKEIFRQEEITKLRYSYIQKNHNVPIKFTIKNKSGRTILLEGKGVSISDEKDAGRYVVLVQDITERDKVERELLESEERYRKLVEFSPETTLIHINREIIYVNQAGVELIGAHNSEQVIGRDVLDFIYPEDINQAIEKMKQVRKGISEISEYRILKLDGTVIFTDIMAFITTYEGEEAVQVIIRDISKRKKAEEQVQLLAYYDSLTGMANRNLLYEYLSEAVTRNEKRGQTFAVMFLDLDRFKMINDTYGHSVGDLLLQKVSTRLTNSIGEEGKIFRYGGDEFIIVLETDKRSKVSETAEKIIFMLASPFVIKDRQMFISTSIGISIYPKDGENVEALIQNSDIAMYNAKENGKNNYQYYTSSLNLSHRWRMELETGLRNAITNNELSLHYQPQVDLVSNQIIGLEALIRWKHPDYGFISPAEFIPLAEETGLIFSIGKWVLKTACTQCKQWIDMGLPIDSVAVNVSPLQFREKNFVASVHQILEESDLPPKYLELEITESVTSNVDLALSIMKEIKELGVKFAIDDFGTGYSSLNYLRHFPIHKLKIDKSFIDEINQHQDGEEIVKTIIELGNRLRFQVIAEGVEHEQQMSFLKENNCFLAQGYFFCKPLPPEEIKVLLRKKIVE, from the coding sequence ATGTGGAAGGATTGGGGAGTAGCAAAGAAAGCAGCATTACACTTTGTCATTTTTTATATCACCATAAGCAGCTTGTGGGTTTTATTATCCGATTATATTTTCAAAAGACACCTAAGTTATATACCTGAATGGATGAATACGTCAAAAGGCTTGGCTTTTATCATATTAAGCGGTTTTGTTTTTTATAATTTATTAAAAAAAATGATCAAAGATATTATTAAAGAGGAGCGTTATTACAGGGTAATCGTAGAAAATGCTTCTGATTTAATATTGGTGATTGATCAGGAGGGAAAATTGGAGTACATTTCTCCTTCGTTTCAATCTATTGTTGGTTATCACCCACAGGATTACATAGGAAAAACGGTAAAAGAAATATTCAGACAAGAAGAGATAACAAAATTAAGGTACAGCTATATACAAAAAAATCATAATGTACCAATAAAATTTACTATAAAAAACAAAAGTGGGAGGACCATACTTCTCGAAGGTAAAGGTGTGTCCATCTCTGATGAAAAGGACGCAGGCCGTTATGTTGTTCTTGTTCAAGATATAACCGAACGTGACAAAGTAGAAAGAGAACTATTGGAAAGTGAAGAACGCTATCGGAAACTAGTCGAATTTTCTCCAGAAACAACATTGATTCATATAAATAGAGAAATCATTTATGTGAATCAAGCAGGCGTAGAGTTAATTGGAGCTCATAACTCTGAGCAAGTCATCGGGAGAGATGTCCTAGATTTTATATATCCTGAGGATATAAACCAGGCTATTGAAAAAATGAAACAAGTGAGAAAGGGCATATCGGAAATTAGTGAATATCGTATCCTTAAACTAGATGGAACAGTAATTTTTACAGATATTATGGCATTTATAACGACATATGAAGGGGAAGAAGCCGTTCAGGTCATCATAAGAGATATTTCAAAACGAAAAAAGGCAGAGGAACAAGTACAATTATTAGCATACTATGATTCATTAACTGGCATGGCAAACCGCAATCTTCTATATGAGTATTTAAGCGAAGCGGTAACAAGAAACGAAAAGAGAGGGCAAACCTTTGCTGTAATGTTTTTAGATTTAGATCGGTTTAAGATGATCAATGATACGTATGGACATAGTGTTGGGGATCTACTGTTGCAGAAGGTTTCTACGAGACTAACGAACTCTATAGGTGAGGAAGGTAAAATCTTCCGTTATGGAGGGGACGAATTTATTATTGTCCTTGAAACGGATAAACGGTCAAAAGTGTCTGAAACAGCAGAAAAAATCATCTTTATGTTAGCTTCTCCCTTTGTCATTAAAGACCGACAAATGTTCATTTCAACAAGTATCGGAATAAGTATTTATCCAAAGGATGGAGAAAATGTAGAGGCACTTATCCAAAATTCGGATATTGCTATGTACAATGCAAAGGAAAATGGAAAAAATAATTACCAATATTACACTTCTTCTCTGAATCTTAGTCATCGATGGAGAATGGAATTAGAAACTGGGCTGCGAAATGCTATTACCAATAATGAATTAAGCCTTCATTATCAACCACAGGTAGACCTTGTGTCTAATCAAATCATCGGATTAGAAGCATTGATTCGATGGAAGCACCCTGATTATGGTTTTATCTCTCCTGCAGAATTCATTCCACTTGCTGAAGAGACTGGCCTCATTTTCTCGATTGGAAAGTGGGTATTAAAAACGGCATGTACTCAGTGTAAGCAATGGATTGACATGGGTTTACCGATTGATAGTGTAGCCGTAAATGTGTCTCCCTTACAATTTCGAGAGAAAAACTTTGTTGCTTCCGTCCATCAGATACTAGAGGAGTCGGACCTACCTCCGAAATATCTCGAACTGGAAATTACCGAAAGTGTAACTAGCAATGTTGATCTGGCGTTAAGCATTATGAAAGAAATTAAAGAACTAGGGGTAAAATTTGCAATAGATGACTTTGGGACGGGGTATTCTTCTCTGAACTACTTAAGACATTTTCCGATTCATAAATTGAAAATTGATAAATCGTTCATTGATGAAATCAATCAGCATCAAGACGGAGAAGAGATTGTAAAAACGATTATCGAGCTTGGCAATCGGTTACGTTTTCAAGTCATTGCTGAAGGAGTAGAACATGAACAACAAATGTCATTCTTAAAAGAAAATAACTGTTTTTTAGCACAAGGATATTTCTTTTGTAAGCCACTTCCACCAGAGGAGATTAAAGTTCTTTTAAGAAAGAAAATTGTGGAGTAA
- a CDS encoding PstS family phosphate ABC transporter substrate-binding protein, whose product MRLFGAIVVVFVFGFIGFNGTIILTISRSSEFYPIFTPIVVLGLIVISILGIYDQLKKKVVKRISIGFLALAICAMSGFEGYQYYLKSLEVVSTQDVDLSQYRPFVENSKVVTLDEASTFQIEENLPTLDGATALYPVYAGFVQAVYPEKDYSLDESEVVSTQTSYAFERLVNDKVDMVFMAHPSEEQMEYARLQGVELTLTPIGREAFVFFVHKDNPVEELSVEEIQGIYAGEITNWKEVGGKDEEIRAFQRPEGSGSQSALINFMGDTPIMVPPSKDIVSGMGGIIRETSNYQNRPNAIGYSFRHFSEEMVQNGKIKNIAVNGVLPTKENIQNEMYPIVANFFAITGNSQNPHLGDFIQWIQSSQGQEIVERSGYVPVE is encoded by the coding sequence ATGAGGTTATTTGGAGCGATTGTAGTTGTATTCGTTTTTGGATTTATTGGATTCAATGGAACCATTATTCTAACAATTTCAAGATCTTCTGAATTTTATCCTATTTTTACACCGATTGTGGTACTTGGTTTGATTGTTATCTCGATACTCGGTATTTATGATCAATTGAAGAAAAAGGTAGTAAAACGAATCTCAATCGGATTTCTGGCTCTGGCTATATGTGCGATGAGCGGTTTTGAAGGATATCAATATTATTTAAAAAGTCTGGAAGTGGTAAGTACGCAAGATGTAGATTTATCTCAATATCGCCCGTTTGTTGAAAATTCAAAGGTTGTAACGTTAGATGAAGCTTCAACGTTTCAAATTGAAGAAAATCTTCCAACACTTGATGGGGCGACAGCTCTTTATCCGGTTTATGCGGGATTTGTTCAAGCTGTTTACCCGGAAAAAGATTATTCATTAGATGAAAGTGAAGTTGTTTCAACTCAAACTAGTTATGCGTTCGAGCGTTTAGTTAACGATAAGGTGGATATGGTTTTTATGGCTCACCCGTCTGAGGAACAAATGGAATATGCTAGACTTCAAGGAGTAGAACTAACTCTAACACCGATTGGAAGAGAAGCATTTGTGTTTTTCGTTCACAAAGACAATCCAGTGGAAGAGCTATCTGTCGAGGAGATTCAAGGAATTTATGCAGGAGAAATCACCAATTGGAAGGAAGTAGGAGGGAAAGACGAAGAAATCCGAGCCTTCCAACGGCCAGAAGGAAGTGGCAGTCAATCAGCGTTAATCAATTTTATGGGGGACACGCCCATTATGGTTCCGCCATCAAAGGATATCGTCTCAGGTATGGGAGGCATCATTCGGGAAACGAGTAATTATCAAAACCGTCCGAACGCTATCGGTTACTCTTTCAGACATTTTTCTGAGGAGATGGTGCAGAATGGGAAAATAAAGAATATTGCCGTTAATGGAGTGCTGCCAACAAAAGAAAATATTCAGAACGAAATGTATCCAATTGTCGCCAATTTCTTCGCTATTACAGGTAACAGCCAAAACCCTCATCTTGGAGACTTTATTCAATGGATACAATCATCCCAGGGACAGGAAATTGTCGAGAGATCGGGGTATGTTCCGGTAGAGTAG
- a CDS encoding GNAT family N-acetyltransferase: protein MFSKSITHQEDLQKAFSIREKVFIEEQGVPLEEEFDQYDTLEADCEHILVYYQEEAVGTGRVRFVDHFGKLERICILEDFRKYGLGKIIISALEEIALEKGMTHAKLHGQTQAEGFYKKLGYHTASDVFREADIPHVLMIKNLTK, encoded by the coding sequence ATGTTTTCAAAAAGTATTACCCATCAAGAAGACTTACAAAAAGCTTTTTCCATTAGAGAAAAGGTTTTTATTGAGGAACAAGGTGTGCCACTAGAAGAAGAGTTTGATCAGTATGATACTTTAGAGGCAGATTGTGAACATATTTTAGTATATTATCAGGAAGAGGCCGTAGGTACTGGACGGGTAAGATTTGTCGATCACTTTGGCAAATTAGAAAGAATTTGTATATTAGAAGATTTCCGGAAATATGGACTAGGAAAAATAATTATTTCAGCACTGGAAGAGATCGCCCTTGAAAAAGGCATGACACACGCAAAATTGCACGGACAAACACAAGCGGAAGGCTTTTATAAAAAACTGGGCTATCACACCGCCTCCGATGTTTTTAGGGAAGCAGACATTCCTCATGTTTTAATGATAAAAAATTTAACGAAATAA